The Palaemon carinicauda isolate YSFRI2023 chromosome 43, ASM3689809v2, whole genome shotgun sequence genomic sequence TACATTAGGGTAAGAAATATACAGTGATAAATTAATTTACTCTAAATATTAGAAGTATTACCTTGAAAATAACTTTTCTGAATCCCTTGTTCCTGCTGCACATCTGGAAAATAAAAATGTCTCAAAATACTTGTGTGTGTCTTCAGTAATAAAAATGCAATAGATACTCTaaagtctccaaaaaaaaaaaaaaaaaaaaagcgtagctTATGAAAGACAACTCTTATATATGATGTGACGTTTTTCAATCTCATTCAACTGTGTCAAAATaaaacacaaatactgtatatgcaacGAAAGCTCTTGAATATCCTTCAAAAGTTTGAAAACTACTGAATGTGCAATTAATGCTCTCGAATAAGATACAGGAATGTCAAGACTGAAACAACACTGCATATTCCATGAATAATAGTGTTTGTTATTTCAAGATTAACTCAAAGAAAAACAACTGTTGTGTAAATATCTTTCAACACTATGAGAACAAGACAACAACTGCATATGCAATGATGACTCCTTAACCACACATAAGTCATCATATAATCATCTTTTTGGGTGTAAAGTGAAGACATAGAGACAAAGGAAATTAAATGATTTGGAAAAAATCTATTGgaaagattaccttgaagattatATTCAAGAAGTTGAAGTTTCTCCTGCatatctgaaaatatataaaaaaaaatatttttcaaatgtctgcataaatgaaaaaaaaatcaatattctaatAACTTTGCAATTAGGGAAATTGTTCCAAACTATGAAGATTAATATTTACTCTAATTATTAGTTGCTGAATTGACagattaaataaaaactaaaaatcatAATAGTCCAGAAGAGACTTACTCGTCATGCCCTGAAAGGAAAGTGTAGATTTGATCAATCATTTTgagtgaagagaataagaattagagggaaacacatatataaataaattctgtctctaaatgatgatttcaaatctatcaaaagagaaacaaaaagaagaCGAAAAGAGCTTATTCGTGAATGTCAAGGAAAAATAGAACGTAGTATATGCAATGAAAATACAACTATTTCAAACGTAGTTTAGGCTCTTGAACATAATTGGTGCACAACAAGAAGTCACAGGACACAaattcttttccatagggaatttTCACGAACATAGAAGGCCTTATTCTTTCTCATCCTTTTATCTACCTCATTCCCCTTTCACCACTTACCCAATCCCTCAACTTCCATTCTCGGTCTATGACTATTTACTATCTAATGACCTCACATTATACTAGTGGCAAAAATGTCGtaaatatattaatctatatattaatatatatatgttatatatattatatgtatatatatgtatgtacatatatatgtatatatatatatatatatatatatatatatatatatatatatatatatatatatatatatatatatatatatatatatatatatatatgtgtgtgtgtgtgtgtgtgtatatatatatatatatatatatatatatatatatatatatatatatatatatatatatatatatatatatatatataaagtaacctGGAAAGCCTTACTCACGAGAGAGTGAGGTATGATCTATAGGAGCAAGATTACACAAACCTTATCTTACTAAAGAGGAAGCATCATCTCCATGCCGCCAAACTCTTATAGCAACAGTTGCAATCTCTCTAAAGACACATCCTCATCATATTTTCCCCCATACCCTGAGAATCCTTAGGTGTTGTTCTTACTTATGTAAACTTAgtttaaaatatttcagttttaagtCTAGGCAGTGAGTAATGATAAAACAGTAACAGATAATATTATCTAAATCTAAGAAAAGTAATGACTTGGACTGTTGATTCTGCTAAATAGACATTAACTCGGTCAAGATCTCTGAAATAGTATTCATCAAACACAGATCTCCCATTAAGGGCTATGAGTGATTGACCAAATAGATACACTTTTTAAAAGCAAACTACAGATCCTAGGATTTCAACTTGAAAGTAAAAGGCCAACACTTTGGTTAGATTCCCTGCAATAATACTTAGAAACGATCCACTAACTCCTCTCTGGTGAACTTTGTACACAAGAATTATATGATTCATATgatcaaaggcagcacaaaaattcTGACAAcaatcaatgaaaaattataaataaataaagccCTGATAGAGAGGGAGGAAGATAATTAGCTGGCGAGGTGGAGTGAAGGATGCTATAGAACTATATCAATGCTTTAAGTGTATATAAACTGACCTTGTGCCAAAGAGATGACTCCAGATATCTCCTCGTGAACATAAGACTTGATCTCTTCATTTGCTGGGAAGAAGAAAATAATCCCTTGAACAACATATATAAGTTTGCTATCTTCTTCTTTCACTGATCAATGAAGAACACAAAGATATGACTCCACTCCACCATGGGATTAAAAAACCAAATGAACAAGAACAAAATCAGCAAATATATTGATGATGTTAATCATACAAGTGATGGTCAATATTCCACGTTGCAATTTCTATCTTCTTTGAACTATATCTTTTCAAGAATCCCAATCACTAACTAAAGAAAACTTACCTGCTGCTGATACATTAGTCAAGTGTTCCACCCTTCTGACAAGCTGTCCAGTCTCTTGGCTGAGCCCTAAAGTAGAGAAGGAGATTATATGCAAGATCTTTCTAGCAGAGAAAGAGGATTCAGGATTCAGGGGAGGgagaaaattattatcataaattgatTCAAAATTTAATCCATGGTCATAAGCTCTTTATTGAAAGTTAGTCcagattttatgataataattaatcagaaaagagaagagaattATTTCAGATGTGTTCTCTCTATGTAAGGGAACTTATTGATTCCTATGTGGATTAAAAAGTATTTCTCATAGTCAAAATAACTCTCTGAAGATCTTCCTCTCTAACACTTTCTGTTTTACTGCATTTCTGAGAACGTTCCAAATTCTAAACAATTAAAAAGTCATCTGTCCTAATGACAAATATCCCTTTTTTTTCACAACATATTCTCGATGGCTTACTGATACACCTGAGAAAAAGACAACAAAATGCTGATTATAATATCAGAATTCTATTGTTTATTCTAAAAGTTGAGGATCTCCACGATAAAGATAACCAAAGAAGGATTAAACTttcatattatttctatattattctaaaaatatctcATCCAGGTAAAAAGATACGAATATTAGAAGGATGAACCAAAATGTTAGAATATCAAGTGTACCTTTCACGTGTTCCAGTTCATGATGAAGTTCTGGAAAAACAAAGTTTTACTATGAGCGTATATTGCAATCAAATATTATGCCTCAAATCATCAAATACGAGTATAGTCATAAGGGTAGGAAATATACAATGAGGAATCAATTTGCTCTAAATATTTGGAAGATTACCTTGAAAACTAGTTTTCTGATTCCCGAGTTCCTGATGTAcatctgaaaataaaaatgttttaaaatactgGACTGTGTTTtttaaataatagaaatgaaataaatacCCTTAAgtcttaaaaagagaaaaaaaagagcaagcGTACATGAATCAAAAGTTCTTAAATATCTTTCAAAAGTGTGAAAACTAAAGTCAACTATTGTATGCGCATTTAAGGCTCTTGAATAACATTCAGGAGGGTCAAGACTGAAACAATACTGCATATTCAATGAATAATAGTGTTTGCCATGACAAGATTATCTCAAAGAAAGACAACTGTTGTTTATGTACGTAGAGGTTCTTAAATCTCAGTCAGTTGAGTCAAAGAAATGGACGGTCTCAAATCTCAATGAAGTTTCAAGAAGAGAGATAACCATTTTATGCAAATATGGCTTCAAAGGGCCACTACTGTACTGGCATTGGGAGTCCATTATTTTCCTCACTattttgcacaagtcctggggctataatAAGCGCCTACCTTCTCTTGATTCCTTTCCAATGCCTTAGGTTGGTTCTATTCTTATAAGGACAATTTCTAAATGCATATAACATAGCCATTTGAATTCAATTAACAAGTCCTggtcgttttttatttattttttctctccctACATATAACCATCTTGAGTCTCATATTACTGCGACTTCTCTAAGGGATGCTTTTTTCCGTCGTCTTGCATCTCTCTGTCCGTCTTTATATTGCAGTTGCAGAGTGATTCTCTACCACAGCTTGAGTTGGATATACGTACCATTGTCTGCTGCATTGTGTTTCATATTCTTACAGACTCCAATGCAGAGTGTTAGCCACTGTATTATATCATTTCTTATATTGATGTTGAACTAGTTCTGAGATTCATTGGCGATATGGTTACTGGTTTCCTATTTTGCCTTACATTTCCTGCACGTTAACGAGTTGTTATTTCCGTCTATAGCTCTCtgaatatttatagtttttttctcaAGTTCATTTTCTTTAGCCAGAGCCATGTTTCCTTACAGGGTAAATCTTCAGTTTTTCTCAAGAATGGGCCCTGCATTTTTCCAGTTCTCTCCTTATATTCTTCTAGATCTTCATCCTGTTTCATCTCACTTATTCCCATGAACTCCTTAGCCATTCCTTTTCAATGGTCTTGAGTACTGTTAAAGAGCTCTACTTCTTTAATGTTTACATATTCTGCTAAACTAAAAAGTTCTTTTCCTCTTTCACTATGTGGCGCATAGAGCCTGTCATTATTCGCCCTCTTGTGTAGTCATTATCAATTttccattatatattcatatacatatacatacatatatatatatatatatatatatatatatatatatatatatatatatatatatatatatatatatatatatatatatatatatgaatatatatatatatatatatatatatatatatatatatatatatatatatatatgtatatatatatatatatatatatatatatatatatatatatatatatatatatatatatatatatatgaatatatatatatgtgtgtgtgtgtgtgtgtgtgtgtatgtgtacgtgtgtgtgtgtgtgattgtgttacaGGGGTATGAAACCTTGGTAATTCTGCTTCATGAGTCAGAAAAAAAGACAACTACTGGGGGTAAAGCAAAAAGTTAGAGAAAATATAGggaaattaaaaatagataaaataattagtggaaagattaccttgaagattattttcaagatgttcgagtttctcctgcatatctgaaaacataaataattctctttcaaatatttgcataaattgaaaaaaaggataaatctCAAAATTCCAATAACTGTTTTTCCAACTCTATGGATCAAGATTTGTTTTTCACTTAATACGACAATCAATTAAGTTGACCAGATTTATAAGCAATCGAACACCGGATATCTCACTTCTAATAGTAACCCATTCAAAGGAAATGGATAACTCAAAATACCTTGCCAGTGGGttcgagattttatatatatatatatatatatatatatatatatatatatatatatatatatatatatgtatatatatatttacatatatatatacatatatatttatatatatatatatatatatatatatatatatatatatatatatatatatatatatatatatatatatatatatatatatatatatatatatatctatatatatatatatatacaaatatatatatatatttatatatatatgtatatatatatatatatatatatatatatatatatatatatttacatatatatatatatatatatatatatatatatatatatatatatatatatatatatatatatatatttcaagaatcaGTAGAAAATATAACTACTATTAGACagattaccttgaagattattttcaagatgttggaaTTTCTGctgcatatctgaaaatataattaaagatttttcaaatggttgcatcaatgaaaaaaattaaattctcaatATGCTAATAACTGTGTAATTCAGGATACTGTTCGAAACTATGATCAATTTATACTTAGATTATGTAGTCTatctgatgatgattaatatttacACTTATTAGTTTCTGGATCAACAGATTAAATAAAAACTCTAAATATCATGATGAAAATCCAGAAGAGACTTACCCGGAATTCTTTGTAGAAGCTCGTCATGCCCTGAAAGGAAAGTGTAGATTTGATCAATCATTTTgagtgaagagaataagaattagagggaaacacatatatataaataaattctgtctctaaatgatgatttcaaatctatcaaaagtgaaacaagaagaagaagacgcaAGTATCTTATTCGAGATCGTCAAGGGATATGAGAACGTTGTATGTGTAATGAAAAGACATCTATTTTAAAACTAACTTAAGCTCTGAAACATAATTTGCTAAACAACAAGAAGTCACTGTACACAATTTTATTCTCCAAAGGCTTTTATATGTGAAATGCCAGCGAATTTTCATGAATATAGAAGGCcttattctttcttattcttttctctaCCTTATCCCCCTTTCACCACTTACCTCATCCCTTAAATTCCATTCTCAgtctatgtctatttatctatatatataaacgcacacacacacacacacatatatatatatatgagaaaacgaaagaatgaaaaatgaaatattttaagagtagtaagaacactgaaataaagttttcctaaataaactataaggaaactagaggaagataaatcagagaggatagtgtacccgagtgtaccctcaagcaagagaactcgaacccaagaaacagtggaagaccatggtacaatggtttgattttgtagtgtctctctccttgaagagctgcttaccattgctaaagagtctcttctaccgataccaagaggaaagtggccactgaaccatcaCAGTGGAGCAGTTAGCCCCTtggataaagaaatattgtttgtgatatcagtgttgtcaggcatatgaagacagaggagaatctgtaagaaataggccagactattcggtatatgtgtaggcaaagggaaagtgacctgtaagcagagagaaggatccaatgtagtactctctggccagtcaaaggacaccatagcTTTCTTttcgtagtatctcaatgagtggctggtgccctggccatcctacgacCTACAACTACAGTAAATGGGACAAGATCTCTGAAATAGTCTTCAACAAACACAAATTTCCCATTAAGAGATGGGAGGGATTCACAAGTCATTACACCTTTCAAACGCAAACTACAGATCATGAGgttatattttgaaaagtaaatggCCACCAGTCTGGTTAGATTTTCAGCAATAATACTTGAAAAGGATCCACCAACTCCTCTCTTCTGGTGAACTTTGACCCCACAAGAGTTGTTACATGATTCATATGATCGAAGGCTGCACTCAAATTCCCACAACAGTCAAGGACATTATAAGAAAATTGTAGTAAATCTATCTCTATGAAAAcctgaatgaggaagattgagtttctcattgctcTTTTTGGCGTCGTTCGAGGGGCTAATATCACAGACATCTAAATAAAGACTAAGAAAAATCTTCATTTTACAACATATAGATTAAAATGAACTCCTTCATTtatgatagtttatatattttcgatAAGGCTACCTTTAATGGTTGAATAAATTGTATTTCACTATGAGAATCATATgtttaaggtaaatatatatatgtatatatatatatatatatatatatatatatatatatatatatatatatatatatgtatatatatatatatatatatatatatatatatatatatatatatatatatatatatatatatatatatatatgtatgtatatgtatatatatatagatagatagatagatagatataaagataaacaTATCAAACATTCAAAATAGGATACAACAATTACCAAAACAGATCTgtcatttagaaaataataaatacaaaggaATATAGAGGACTTTACCTTTCAGTTGGCCATTGATGCTTGTCAGGTTCTGCAGGATTCCTTGTAAGGTGAGAACAATCATTTGTTCATGGTCCTGACAGTGGATCAATTTCACCACTGTTAGGAGCAATAACAAACTAATGATTGCCTTCATCTTTTTATTAGGAATAGAGGCTGACTGACTCTATTTTGCAGCCCTGGCTCTTTATATACCCAATTCCTCAAGAGGACACGTTGCCCACACGCGTGATTAGGTCAACTATTCAAGGACTTTGGCCCTCTTTAATCAAATCAAAGTTCTTCAAGTGGATGACTCATACGTCGGGAATTTCTGTTGTTATCTCAAGGTTTTACGACTCATGGTGACTAAGAGGTTTGCAAGCACTCACAGGAAGGGTCGGGGGAAGATAAGCCTCGTTCAGTACATTTAAATGTTAACTGCTTCGTTGCTACCCAAGTTTAGATtctgaaataattttattattcatattgttcatcaaataataataataataatgataatacaaattaaataggatatgaatttgaaaaataatattgcgGTCTTGATGATCTACATTAAAGGCTGATTCACTAGTATATTTTCATTGCCAAACGTTTTGAATccctatattataattatcataattatcattattattattattatcattattattattattattattattgataagctggtattcaagagacgttagctgttcaacggtttattagtaactgacctaatatttacaccagaggtgtaagcagagctctttgttaacaacttaggataaccatccaattataaaacaaggctacaatgataaagtactaattacatctttaaatacattttggtgggaaacgtatatgtatcaattattattattattagtagtagtagtagtagtattattattattattattttgaaatattaattattattattattattattattatccccattattattattactattattattttttattattatccctattattattattatcattattattatcattattattattattactattattattattatctttattattatcattattattattattactattattactgttattattattattattattattatttacgatatgTATGCACGAATGACTTTATAAAACCATGAataggtaaacaaatatatatatatatatatatatatatatatatatatatatatatatatatatatatatatatatatatacatatatatatatatatatatatatatatatatatatatatacatatatatatgtatatatatatatatatatatata encodes the following:
- the LOC137633744 gene encoding DNA repair protein RAD50.L-like, which encodes MKAIISLLLLLTVVKLIHCQDHEQMIVLTLQGILQNLTSINGQLKGHDELLQRIPDMQQKFQHLENNLQDMQEKLEHLENNLQDVHQELGNQKTSFQELHHELEHVKGLSQETGQLVRRVEHLTNVSAAANEEIKSYVHEEISGVISLAQDMQEKLQLLEYNLQDVQQEQGIQKSYFQGNTSNI